Part of the Limihaloglobus sulfuriphilus genome is shown below.
ACATTTACCGTGATGCTCAACTGGCTGGCGTATCATTATGTGCTTGCTCCGCTGAACCTGCATTTTTTCCGGTTTATAATGTTTATCATCATAATCGCCGCGTTTGTTCAGTTTATTGAGATGGCAATAGACCGCTTTTCGCCGGTGCTGTACCAGAATCTGGGGGTTTTCCTGCCGCTGATAACGGTAAACTGCGCGATACTGGGTGTCTCGCTGTTTATGGTGATACGTGACTACAGCTTCATAGTTACCATCGGCTACGGCCTGGGCAGCGGTATCGGCTGGTTTCTGGCGATTATCGCAATGGCGGGCATTCGCCAGCGGCTGGCAAACGAGCGGATACCAAAGGGGCTCCAGGGTGCAGGGATAACGCTCATTGTTGCCGGCATAATGGCGCTGGCATTTATCGGTTTTACAGGTGTTTTGCAGGGACAGTAAAGTCTTGGCTCTATAAACAGGAATTTAAATGTTTACAACAATACTGATATCCGTACTTATAATAAGCCTGATAGCTGCGGCGCTTGCGGCGGTTCTGGCAGTCTCCGAGAATTATCTCGGCGATTACGGCCCGTGCAAGATTACTATCAACAAGGAAAGCGAGCTGGAGGTCCGCGGCGGCAAGAGCCTGCTGGCGCTGCTTTCCCAGGAGAAGATATTCATCCCGAGTGCCTGCGGCGGACGGGGCACGTGCGGCATGTGCAAGCTCAAAGTTCTCGAGGGCGGCGGGCCGCTGCTGCCGACAGAAGAGCCGTTTCTAAGCGATGAAGAACGTGATTCAAACGTGCGTCTCTCATGTCAGGTTAAGGTTAGAAACGATATAGAAATACAGATACCTGATGAGATATTTGCCGTTCAGGAGTTTAAATGCAGATGTGCTGATATCCTCGAGCTCACCCACGACATCCGCCAGTTCACCTTCGAGCTGATTGAGCCGGAGAAGATTGATTTTGTGCCGGGCCAGTATGTACAGCTCTTTACCCCCGCCTATGAAAAGAGCAGCGAAGAGGTTTACCGCGCGTACTCGATATCATCTGATGCCCGTAATGACGGCAAGATTGAGCTGATTATCCGGCTTGTACCAAACGGCATCTGCACGACGTACTGTTTCGATTATCTCAAAGAGGGCGACGAGGTGAAGCTCAACGGCCCTTACGGCGATTTTCAGCTTTCCGATACAGAGGCACCGATAATTTTCATCGCCGGCGGTTCGGGCATGGCTCCGATAAAGTCGATGCTGCACCAGATGGTCAATACCGATAATAAACGCAAGGCCTCGTACTTCTTCGGAGCAAACAAGGTCAGTGAGCTTTTCCTGGGCGATTTGATGAAGGATTTTGAGTCGCAGCTGGCAGATTTTACGTATGTGCCGGTAGTTGCCAACCCCGAGCCGGAAGAGAACTGGGACGGCGAAACCGGTCTTGTAACTGAAGCTGTCAAGCGGCAGATCGACGATGCCTCGGTTTGTGAGGCGTACCTGTGCGGCAGCCCGGGCATGATCGACGCTTCAATAGCCGTTCTAAAAGAGCTTGGCATGAAAGAAGAAAATATTTTCTACGATAAATTCGCTTAAAGCAGAGGGGCAGTTGAATATGAAAGAATCACCGCAATCAAAAAAACTCGAAGCTATGCTCAGGTCATCAAAGCTCGTGGCGGGCGGCTTTCTCGGCACGGACAACCGCAGCGTCTCGGAGATTATTGAAACTGACCGGCAAACGGCTGCCGCGGCTGGGTATTCAACCGCAGAGATCGCCCGGCGGATGCAGGAGATTACCGACATCGCAGTTACGGGTTTGGGTAATTTTGTGCGGATTGATGAGGGCCTGGAAGCGATGGTCGAAGAGGCAAAGGGCTCGCTCGTATGCCCCTGGCCGCACCCGGGAACTTACGCAAAACGTGTAACGATACT
Proteins encoded:
- a CDS encoding NADH:ubiquinone reductase (Na(+)-transporting) subunit E, which codes for MNFGSEISQAFVVCISAIFTQNILLSYFLGLCPFIGVSREVKTSIGLGLAVIFVMTFTVMLNWLAYHYVLAPLNLHFFRFIMFIIIIAAFVQFIEMAIDRFSPVLYQNLGVFLPLITVNCAILGVSLFMVIRDYSFIVTIGYGLGSGIGWFLAIIAMAGIRQRLANERIPKGLQGAGITLIVAGIMALAFIGFTGVLQGQ
- a CDS encoding NADH:ubiquinone reductase (Na(+)-transporting) subunit F; its protein translation is MFTTILISVLIISLIAAALAAVLAVSENYLGDYGPCKITINKESELEVRGGKSLLALLSQEKIFIPSACGGRGTCGMCKLKVLEGGGPLLPTEEPFLSDEERDSNVRLSCQVKVRNDIEIQIPDEIFAVQEFKCRCADILELTHDIRQFTFELIEPEKIDFVPGQYVQLFTPAYEKSSEEVYRAYSISSDARNDGKIELIIRLVPNGICTTYCFDYLKEGDEVKLNGPYGDFQLSDTEAPIIFIAGGSGMAPIKSMLHQMVNTDNKRKASYFFGANKVSELFLGDLMKDFESQLADFTYVPVVANPEPEENWDGETGLVTEAVKRQIDDASVCEAYLCGSPGMIDASIAVLKELGMKEENIFYDKFA